The DNA segment CGCCCAGGGCTTCCGCACCAGCAGCGCGAAGTCGCCGCCGGCGGTGGGGCGCGTCGTCCGCGACCTGGTCATGCCCGTGGTGCTCCGGCACCGCGACCCGCGCGCCTGGGTCCGCGACCACCACGTCGACTGGGACGCCCCCACCGGCGGGGCGCCGGGCTGAGCACCGGGCGGCCGGCCGTCAGCCCCGCCGGCCGCCGAGCGGGTCGCGCTCCTCGTCGGCCGGCCCGCGCGGGGCCGGCGGGGTCACGTGCGCCTCCGCGGCCGACGCGGTGGGCACCAGCTCGCGCTCGGCCGCCGGTGGCAGCGGGCGCTCGTCCTTCAAGGGGGAGGGCTCGACGCGGAGCACCTTCGCCAGGCCGGCGGGCAGCCACCAGTTCCACTTGCCGAGCAGGCTCACCAGCGCCGGCACCAGCAGGGCCCGCACCAGGGTGGCGTCGATCAGGATGCCCACGCCCAGCGCCGTCCCGAGGACCTTGATGTCGGTGCCCGGCGAGGACGCCAGCGCGGCGAAGGAGAAGAACAGGATGAGCGCCGCGGACGTGACCAGCCGGCCGGTGCGCCCGATCCCGGTGACCACCGCGTCCGGGGTGTTGCCGGTGTCGTCGTACTCCTCCCGCATCCGGGCCAGGATGAACACCTCGTAGTCCATCGACAGGCCGAACAGGAACGCGAAGATGATCACCGGCAGCCAGAAGGTGATCGCACCGGTCGCCGGGATGCCGAACAGCGCCTCGGAGCCGTGGCCCTCCTGCCAGAACCAGGTCACCGCACCGAACACCGCGGCCAGCGAGACCAGGTTGAGCACGACCGCCTTGATCGGCAGCAGCAGCGACCGGAAGGTGCGCACCAGCAGCACGAAGGTGATCACCGCGATGAGGGCCAGCACGTAGGGGAAGTTCTCGTACACCGCGGAGAAGTAGTCCTGCACGATCGCGCCGGTGCCCGCGATGCCGACGCTGCCGTCGGTGGCGCCCTCGACGGCCGAGCGCACGTCGTTGACCACCTCGATGCTGTCGCCGTCGACCGTCTCGCTCACCGGGACGACGTCGATCACCGTGGTGCCGCCCTGGCTGCCGCCGAGGACGGCCATCCGCACGTCGTCGACGTCGCCGGCCGCGGCGACCGCCGCAGCGGCCTGGTCGTCGGGCACGAGCACCTCGATGGGGGTCAGGACGCCGTCCCCGACACCACCGTCCTCCAGCGTCTGCAGCGCGTCGTAGGGCGGCCCGCTGCTGGCCAGCGACTCGCTGTTCGCCTGGCCGATCTTGAGCCCGAACACCGGCACGATGACCAGCGCGAGCAGCAGCACGGCGACCCCGGTGGCGATCCACCGCCGGCGCACGATGAGCCGCGCCCAGGCGGTCCAGCCGCGCGCGGCGACCGCGTCGTGCCGGATCCGCGGCCAGTCGACCCGCGGCCCGACCTTGGACAGCAGGGCCGGCAGCAGGGTGAGCACCACGGCCACGCTGACCAGCGGGATGAGCATGCCGCCCAGCCCCATGCTCCGCAGGAAGGGCACCGGCACGAGGATGAGGGCGAGCAGGCTGATCGCGACCGTCACGCCGGAGGCCAGCACCGCATGGCCTGCGGTCTTCACCGCGACGACCACGGCCTCGTCGTTGCTGCGGCCGTGCGCCCGTTCCTCGCGCCAGCGGGAGACCAGCAGCAGCGAGTAGTCGATGGCCACGCCCAGCCCCACCAGCGCGATGAGGAACTGCACGACGAAGCTCACGTCGGTCAGGTAGGTCAGGCCGAGGACCAGCAGGAACGTCGTCAGGATCGACACGGCGGCGATCAGCAGCGGGACGAACGCCAGGAACGACGCGAAGACGAACAGCAGGACGGCGAGGGCACCGACGGCGCCGAACAGGGTCTCCACCAGCACGCTGGGGCCCTCGGTCTCCCCGCCGGCCGACAGCAGCACGTACGACGTCAGCCCGGTGTCCAGCCCGGCCGCCGCGGCCGCCTGCTCGAAGGCGGGCTGCACCTGGGCCTCGATGCCCGGCCCGAAGCCCTCGGGCATCGGCCCCTGGACCAGCGCGAAGGCGCTCTGCCCGTCGTCGGTGACGAAGCGGTCGTCCCCGGTGCTGGCCTGGTCGACGACCCGGGCCGTCGGGACGGCGGCCCGCACCGCGTCGAACACCCCGGCGATGTCGGCCTCCCGGTCCGCCACGGTGCTGCCCTCGGGCACGGTCAGCACCGGCACGAGGGTGTCCGCCGTGCTCGCGCCGAACGTCGCGATCAACTGCTCCTCGGCCTCGTAGCCGGGCTGGCCGGGCAGCGAGAAGTCGAAGGACAGCCGGTCGGTGACGGTGCCGGCGACCGCGCCGCCGGCGACCATGGTCACCAGCCAGCCGAGGACGACGACCATGCGGTGG comes from the Modestobacter italicus genome and includes:
- a CDS encoding MMPL family transporter, with translation MESLARFVLRHRMVVVLGWLVTMVAGGAVAGTVTDRLSFDFSLPGQPGYEAEEQLIATFGASTADTLVPVLTVPEGSTVADREADIAGVFDAVRAAVPTARVVDQASTGDDRFVTDDGQSAFALVQGPMPEGFGPGIEAQVQPAFEQAAAAAGLDTGLTSYVLLSAGGETEGPSVLVETLFGAVGALAVLLFVFASFLAFVPLLIAAVSILTTFLLVLGLTYLTDVSFVVQFLIALVGLGVAIDYSLLLVSRWREERAHGRSNDEAVVVAVKTAGHAVLASGVTVAISLLALILVPVPFLRSMGLGGMLIPLVSVAVVLTLLPALLSKVGPRVDWPRIRHDAVAARGWTAWARLIVRRRWIATGVAVLLLALVIVPVFGLKIGQANSESLASSGPPYDALQTLEDGGVGDGVLTPIEVLVPDDQAAAAVAAAGDVDDVRMAVLGGSQGGTTVIDVVPVSETVDGDSIEVVNDVRSAVEGATDGSVGIAGTGAIVQDYFSAVYENFPYVLALIAVITFVLLVRTFRSLLLPIKAVVLNLVSLAAVFGAVTWFWQEGHGSEALFGIPATGAITFWLPVIIFAFLFGLSMDYEVFILARMREEYDDTGNTPDAVVTGIGRTGRLVTSAALILFFSFAALASSPGTDIKVLGTALGVGILIDATLVRALLVPALVSLLGKWNWWLPAGLAKVLRVEPSPLKDERPLPPAAERELVPTASAAEAHVTPPAPRGPADEERDPLGGRRG